The Pyrenophora tritici-repentis strain M4 chromosome 2, whole genome shotgun sequence genome window below encodes:
- a CDS encoding Med15 multi-domain protein, producing MTDNRPRRAWAIAVGQALVGQADDLAQWIIGNNNASFDNDPADFIQALHSSPTSSLSGVLGNIIAITNGLIQQIAAGQHDLDTANLAAQTAEQQVATYQQIVLQQAIPRNRKLSHDPEKFTGTESNATKRQQNYLTFANKIKANFRNDRAYFTSEFMKIHYICGLLDSVAYTAIQEEILTIDDADDDANWAWKDSEELFKALDKLHAPGDLSRNARIELDKLNMGNTNFPNFLATFNRYANSSRRSATEKVDLLKLKVTPELLDRALTRKGSLAADDFSGWCALFQDIYADMEELQHYKSQAQRLQSNKTNAPDQHTQKAPQAPTPHPDAMDLGAVAQGRPHNTVMRPPPGIDSRQWCIDNGLCLYCKSTGHLLRDCPEKDRADQKRAQGFTPARPQFGGASNFAQNYQTQFSQKPHLQNGHPRTPPSSLQFNGFPQHSGGHPSYSSPPMQNRAMGGFIEYGSVHSPTPLTPSSSITPSQSVSRTNTPQSQGN from the coding sequence ATGACAGACAACCGACCCCGACGCGCATGGGCAATAGCCGTGGGACAAGCCCTTGTCGGGCAAGCCGACGACCTTGCCCAATGGATTATAGGCAACAACAATGCTTCGTTTGACAACGACCCCGCGGATTTTATTCAAGCACTCCACAGCAGCCCCACCAGTAGTCTTAGCGGCGTCCTAGGTAATATCATCGCTATAACCAACGGACTCATTCAACAGATCGCTGCCGGCCAGCATGACCTCGACACTGCCAACTTGGCAGCACAGACCGCAGAGCAGCAAGTCGCAACCTACCAGCAGATTGTCCTCCAACAAGCTATACCGCGCAACCGCAAGTTGTCCCACGACCCCGAGAAGTTCACCGGCACAGAATCAAACGCCACGAAGCGCCAGCAAAACTACCTCACCTTCGCGAACAAAATCAAGGCTAATTTTAGAAACGATCGCGCGTACTTCACTTCGGAGTTTATGAAGATCCACTACATCTGCGGCCTCTTAGACTCCGTGGCCTACACCGCCATCCAGGAAGAGATTCTGACTATCGACGATGCCGACGATGACGCCAACTGGGCATGGAAGGACTCAGAGGAACTCTTCAAGGCACTGGACAAGCTACATGCACCAGGCGATCTTTCTCGCAATGCTAGGATTGAGCTCGATAAGCTTAATATGGGCAACACTAACTTCCCGAACTTCCTCGCCACGTTCAACCGCTACGCCAACAGCTCCCGCCGCAGCGCAACTGAGAAGGTCGACCTTCTGAAGCTCAAGGTCACACCTGAGTTACTCGATCGAGCCCTTACCCGCAAAGGCAGTCTCGCCGCAGACGACTTCTCGGGATGGTGTGCGTTGTTCCAAGATATCTATGCCGACATGGAAGAACTCCAGCATTACAAATCTCAAGCCCAGCGCCTCCAAAGCAACAAAACCAACGCACCAGACCAGCACACTCAGAAGGCACCCCAAGCTCCCACCCCCCACCCCGACGCTATGGACCTTGGTGCTGTCGCTCAGGGACGCCCTCACAATACTGTCATGCGCCCACCGCCTGGGATTGACTCTAGGCAATGGTGCATCGACAACGGTCTCTGTCTATATTGCAAGTCTACAGGCCACCTACTCCGTGACTGCCCAGAGAAGGATCGTGCCGATCAGAAGCGGGCTCAGGGATTCACCCCTGCCCGCCCACAGTTTGGAGGCGCGAGCAACTTCGCCCAGAACTACCAGACTCAGTTCAGCCAAAAACCCCACCTCCAGAATGGACATCCTCGCACACCACCCAGCTCCCTCCAGTTCAACGGTTTCCCACAGCACTCTGGCGGCCACCCTAGCTACAGCTCTCCACCTATGCAAAACCGCGCTATGGGTGGCTTCATTGAGTACGGTAGCGTCCACAGCCCTACGCCCTTGACACCCAGCTCCTCAATCACCCCTAGCCAGAGCGTCTCTAGGACCAACACCCCCCAGAGCCAGGGAAACTAG